A DNA window from Theobroma cacao cultivar B97-61/B2 chromosome 5, Criollo_cocoa_genome_V2, whole genome shotgun sequence contains the following coding sequences:
- the LOC18598646 gene encoding transcription factor bHLH106 has protein sequence MQPENSELYRFLAQNGVGSYGFPANLEFPVMQSFSSSSTYYPLEMSGVTTETTPQDRALAALKNHKEAEKRRRERINSHLNRLRSLLPCNSKTDKASLLAKVVQRVKELKQQTLELTELEAFPSEADEITVLSCDYTIDGRLIFKASLCCEDRSDLLPELIEILKSLHLKTLKAEMATLGGRIRNVLIVAADKDHSIESVHFLQNALKSLLERSNSSDRSKRRRVLDHKIMV, from the exons ATGCAACCGGAGAATTCCGAGCTCTACCGTTTTCTGGCACAAAACGGCGTCGGATCCTACGGCTTTCCTGCCAATTTGGAGTTTCCAGTTATGCAAAGCTTTTCCAGTTCCTCCACGTACTATCCTCTGGAGATGTCTGGAGTTACTACTGAGACGACGCCGCAGGATAGAGCTCTTGCTGCTTTGAAGAATCACAAAGAGGCTGAGAAAAGGAGGAGAGAAAGGATTAACTCTCATCTCAATAGGCTACGGAGCCTTCTCCCTTGTAATTCTAAG ACAGACAAGGCTTCTCTTCTGGCGAAGGTGGTCCAACGCGTGAAAGAACTGAAACAACAAACCCTTGAACTCACTGAACTCGAAGCCTTCCCGTCTGAAGCCGACGAAATCACAGTGCTTTCATGCGATTATACAATTGATGGAAGGCTAATATTCAAAGCTTCGTTGTGCTGTGAGGACCGGTCCGATCTTTTACCGGAACTAATCGAGATTCTAAAGTCTCTCCATTTGAAGACACTAAAAGCAGAAATGGCAACGCTGGGAGGAAGAATCCGCAACGTTTTAATTGTTGCAGCAGATAAAGATCACAGCATTGAATCAGTTCATTTCTTGCAAAACGCATTGAAATCTTTGCTGGAACGTTCAAATTCAAGCGATCGGTCTAAAAGGAGACGGGTATTAGATCACAAAATAATGGTCTAG